In the Sediminibacter sp. Hel_I_10 genome, one interval contains:
- a CDS encoding DEAD/DEAH box helicase, translating into MNTFKDLGLNEDLLRAITDLGFETPSDVQAKAIPILLEKETDLVALAQTGTGKTAAFGFPMLQKIEVDSRTTQGLILSPTRELCLQITNELQLYGKYCKGLNVTAIYGGASISDQARQVKRGAQIIVATPGRMKDMISRNMVDISKIEYAVLDEADEMLNMGFYEDITDILSHTPKEKSTWLFSATMPKEVSRIAKDFMHDPVEITVGNRNESTNQVSHEYYLVNARDRYQALKRLADANPDIFSVIFCRTKRDTQKVAENLIEDGYSAGALHGDLSQNQRDLVMKSFRNKQIQMLVATDVAARGIDVDDITHVINYQLPDEIETYTHRSGRTGRAGKTGVSIVIVSKSEVRKIKSIERIIKKEFDKKEIPDGMEICEVQLMSLANKIHNTEISPDIDKYLTSINALFEDTDKDELIKKFFSVEFSRFFNYYQKSKDLNVDDTSRGSDREPSGGGSGDDSRYFINVGKKDGFDWMKLKDFLKEVLELGRDDVFKVDVKDSFSFFNTEKENQEKVLKFFTDYKHDGRFVNVEVSEDKGGRGRGGRSGGGGRRRDGGGGGGFKRRRSSDDRPKGERRSSGRRSDSGSGSSSSSGGDRRSSRRTEKAGASFDRPRKSRRRD; encoded by the coding sequence ATGAACACATTCAAAGACTTGGGTCTTAATGAAGACCTATTGCGCGCTATTACAGATTTAGGTTTTGAAACCCCAAGTGACGTACAAGCAAAAGCCATCCCAATTTTATTAGAAAAGGAAACTGACCTTGTGGCTTTGGCCCAAACAGGTACCGGTAAAACGGCAGCTTTTGGTTTTCCTATGCTTCAAAAAATTGAAGTGGATAGCAGAACAACTCAAGGATTGATCCTCTCTCCTACCCGTGAACTTTGTTTACAAATTACCAATGAGCTTCAACTCTATGGTAAATATTGCAAAGGCTTAAATGTGACCGCTATCTATGGTGGCGCAAGTATCTCTGACCAAGCAAGACAAGTAAAGCGTGGTGCACAAATTATTGTGGCTACTCCTGGTCGTATGAAAGATATGATTAGCAGAAATATGGTGGATATTTCAAAAATTGAATACGCCGTATTAGATGAGGCCGATGAAATGTTGAACATGGGCTTCTATGAAGACATTACCGATATTTTATCTCATACACCTAAAGAAAAAAGTACTTGGTTATTTTCTGCAACCATGCCTAAGGAAGTGTCTAGAATTGCAAAAGATTTTATGCATGACCCAGTAGAAATTACAGTAGGTAATAGAAACGAAAGTACCAATCAAGTATCTCATGAATATTACTTAGTAAACGCAAGAGATCGTTATCAAGCGCTTAAACGTTTAGCAGATGCTAATCCAGATATCTTCTCTGTAATTTTCTGTAGAACCAAGCGTGATACTCAAAAAGTGGCCGAAAATCTTATTGAAGATGGCTATAGCGCTGGTGCCTTACACGGTGATTTGAGTCAAAATCAACGTGATTTGGTAATGAAATCGTTTAGAAATAAACAAATTCAAATGCTTGTGGCTACAGATGTAGCTGCGCGTGGTATTGATGTTGATGATATTACACACGTGATCAACTACCAATTGCCAGATGAAATTGAAACCTATACCCACCGTTCTGGTAGAACAGGGCGTGCAGGCAAAACTGGTGTATCTATCGTTATCGTTTCTAAAAGTGAAGTACGTAAAATCAAAAGTATTGAGCGTATCATCAAAAAGGAATTTGACAAAAAAGAAATTCCTGATGGAATGGAAATTTGCGAAGTACAATTAATGTCTCTTGCCAACAAGATTCATAACACAGAGATTAGCCCAGACATCGACAAATATCTCACAAGCATTAACGCGCTTTTTGAAGATACAGATAAAGATGAGCTTATTAAAAAGTTTTTCTCTGTTGAATTTTCAAGGTTCTTCAATTATTACCAAAAATCTAAAGACCTTAATGTTGACGATACTTCTAGAGGAAGTGATCGTGAGCCTTCTGGAGGCGGAAGTGGAGATGACAGCCGTTACTTTATAAACGTTGGTAAAAAAGATGGTTTCGATTGGATGAAACTGAAAGACTTTTTAAAAGAAGTTTTAGAACTAGGTCGTGATGACGTGTTTAAAGTAGATGTTAAAGACAGTTTTTCTTTCTTTAATACTGAAAAAGAAAACCAAGAGAAAGTCCTCAAGTTCTTTACAGACTATAAACATGACGGAAGATTTGTTAATGTAGAAGTTAGTGAAGATAAAGGCGGCAGAGGTCGTGGCGGACGTTCAGGCGGAGGCGGAAGACGACGTGATGGCGGCGGAGGCGGCGGCTTTAAGCGAAGACGTAGTAGTGACGATCGTCCAAAAGGCGAAAGACGTTCTTCTGGAAGACGCAGTGACTCTGGCTCTGGTTCTTCTTCTTCATCTGGTGGAGATCGACGTTCTTCAAGACGTACCGAAAAAGCTGGGGCATCTTTTGATAGACCTAGAAAATCAAGACGAAGAGACTAA
- a CDS encoding non-canonical purine NTP diphosphatase, with translation MQLVFATNNHNKIKEVQSMLPKGISILSLEDIGCFEDIPETQPTIEGNAIQKANYVTSKYGYDCFADDTGLEVGSLDGAPGVYSARYAGPQRDANDNMNKLLEALQNKSNRSAQFKTVVALHLKGALTLFTGICPGEITTEKQGEKGFGYDPIFKAQGYDQTFAEITLEEKNTIGHRGKAVKQLVDFLKNR, from the coding sequence ATGCAACTCGTTTTCGCCACTAATAACCACAATAAAATCAAAGAAGTACAATCCATGCTCCCTAAAGGGATTTCAATCTTGAGCTTAGAAGATATTGGTTGCTTTGAAGACATTCCAGAAACACAACCTACAATTGAAGGCAATGCCATACAAAAAGCCAATTATGTGACTTCTAAATACGGTTATGATTGTTTTGCAGATGATACAGGATTAGAAGTAGGATCACTCGATGGAGCGCCCGGCGTTTATTCCGCTAGATACGCTGGCCCTCAGCGTGACGCCAATGATAACATGAATAAATTGCTTGAGGCACTTCAAAATAAATCTAATAGATCTGCCCAATTTAAAACAGTAGTCGCACTGCATCTCAAAGGAGCTTTAACGCTGTTTACAGGAATTTGCCCTGGAGAAATTACTACGGAAAAACAAGGTGAAAAAGGTTTTGGCTACGATCCCATCTTTAAAGCTCAAGGTTATGATCAAACTTTTGCTGAAATTACACTAGAAGAAAAAAACACCATCGGGCACCGAGGGAAAGCGGTTAAACAATTAGTAGATTTCCTAAAGAATCGCTAA
- the fahA gene encoding fumarylacetoacetase, with protein MPLSANNPDRTSWLHVGKNSDFPIQNIPFGVFLTRDDIITIGTRIGDTAIDLGALHQLGYFEGIPLTDDIFLQDTLNDFIADGRKTWRLVRNRIAEIFDSNNTTLKNNIKHKETVCFRLDEIEMQLPVQIGDYTDFYSSIEHATNVGTMFRDPDNALLPNWLHIPVGYHGRSSSIIPSGIPVHRPQGQTIPADSDEPVFGPSKLVDFELEMAFITTDANDLGEPIPVNEAEEYIFGLVLFNDWSARDIQKWEYVPLGPFLAKNFASSISPWIVTLDALEPFRIESPKPIKKQLPYLQYKGKKSYDINLEVSIRPKGAKETVVSRSNFKYMYWNMSQQLAHHTVNGCPVNSGDMMGSGTISGSTPDTYGSMLELTWRGEKPITMKDGTERKFINDNDTVIMRGHCEKDGTRIGFGEVSTELLPIFNPKKKK; from the coding sequence ATGCCATTATCCGCTAATAATCCTGACAGAACATCTTGGTTGCATGTCGGTAAAAATTCAGATTTCCCCATACAAAACATTCCTTTTGGTGTGTTTTTAACACGTGACGATATTATTACCATCGGAACGAGAATTGGCGATACCGCCATTGATCTTGGTGCGTTGCATCAATTGGGCTATTTTGAAGGCATTCCGTTAACCGATGATATTTTTCTTCAAGATACCTTGAACGATTTTATAGCAGACGGCAGAAAGACTTGGCGTTTGGTACGTAATCGTATTGCTGAAATTTTTGACAGCAATAACACCACTTTAAAAAATAACATCAAGCATAAAGAGACCGTATGTTTTAGATTGGATGAAATCGAAATGCAATTGCCTGTACAAATTGGCGATTATACCGATTTTTATTCAAGCATTGAACATGCTACAAATGTGGGTACCATGTTTAGAGATCCAGATAACGCGCTTTTACCAAACTGGCTTCACATTCCTGTTGGTTATCATGGTAGAAGTAGCAGTATTATTCCATCTGGAATCCCTGTGCACAGACCACAAGGACAAACCATTCCTGCTGATAGTGATGAGCCCGTATTTGGCCCATCTAAATTAGTAGATTTTGAGTTGGAAATGGCTTTTATCACTACAGATGCCAATGATTTAGGAGAGCCAATCCCTGTTAACGAGGCTGAAGAATATATCTTTGGTTTAGTGTTATTTAATGATTGGTCGGCAAGAGATATCCAAAAATGGGAATATGTACCCTTAGGACCATTTTTGGCGAAGAATTTTGCCTCATCCATTTCTCCTTGGATTGTTACTTTAGATGCCTTGGAGCCTTTTAGAATAGAGAGTCCTAAGCCTATCAAAAAACAGCTGCCTTATTTACAATATAAAGGTAAAAAGAGCTACGACATTAATCTTGAGGTGTCCATTAGGCCAAAAGGCGCTAAAGAGACCGTGGTGTCTAGATCTAATTTTAAATATATGTATTGGAACATGTCTCAGCAATTGGCCCACCATACCGTGAATGGTTGCCCAGTTAACTCTGGAGACATGATGGGCAGCGGAACCATTTCAGGCTCAACCCCTGATACTTACGGATCTATGCTGGAATTGACTTGGAGAGGAGAAAAACCAATTACAATGAAGGATGGCACAGAGCGTAAATTTATTAATGACAATGATACCGTCATTATGCGTGGCCATTGTGAAAAAGACGGCACTCGCATAGGATTTGGAGAAGTGTCTACAGAATTGTTACCGATCTTCAATCCGAAGAAAAAGAAATAA
- the glyA gene encoding serine hydroxymethyltransferase, whose translation MQRDQQIFELIAAEKERQINGLELIASENFVSDQVMEAAGSVLTNKYAEGYPGKRYYGGCEVVDEVEQIAIDRAKTLFGAAYANVQPHSGSQANTAVFAAILNPGDKILGFDLSHGGHLTHGSPVNFSGKLYSPSFYGVDEATGVLNYDKIQEIATREKPQLIIAGASAYSRDIDFERFRKIADSVGALLLADISHPSGLIAKGILNDPLPHCHIVTTTTHKTLRGPRGGLILMGKDFDNPFGLKLKNGNLKKMSSLLDSAVFPGNQGGPLEHIIAAKAIAFGEALTDEYLHYMLQVKENANAMANALVAKGYKIISGGTDNHMMLIDLRNKDITGKAAEEALGKADITVNKNMVPFDDKSPFVTSGIRIGTAAVTTRGLKEADMTKIVEFIDAAIVNHEDDTQLEAIAEQVNAMMSEKPLFSA comes from the coding sequence ATGCAACGCGACCAACAAATTTTTGAATTAATAGCTGCTGAAAAGGAACGTCAAATCAATGGTTTAGAATTAATTGCTTCAGAAAATTTTGTAAGTGATCAAGTTATGGAAGCCGCAGGATCAGTTTTGACCAATAAATATGCAGAGGGCTATCCAGGAAAACGTTATTACGGCGGTTGCGAAGTAGTAGATGAAGTAGAGCAGATTGCCATAGATAGAGCCAAAACGCTTTTTGGAGCGGCTTATGCCAACGTACAACCACATTCTGGAAGTCAGGCAAACACAGCCGTATTCGCCGCCATTTTGAATCCGGGTGATAAGATTTTAGGATTTGATTTATCCCATGGTGGTCACTTGACCCATGGCTCACCTGTAAATTTCTCAGGAAAATTGTACAGCCCCTCTTTTTACGGGGTTGATGAAGCAACAGGAGTATTGAATTATGATAAAATACAAGAGATTGCAACCCGCGAAAAACCACAATTGATTATTGCAGGTGCATCAGCTTACTCAAGAGATATTGATTTTGAACGTTTCCGTAAAATTGCCGATAGCGTTGGAGCACTGTTATTAGCAGATATTTCTCACCCTTCCGGCCTCATTGCTAAAGGTATTTTAAATGATCCGTTACCGCACTGTCATATTGTAACCACTACAACTCATAAAACATTACGTGGACCTAGGGGCGGACTAATATTAATGGGCAAAGATTTTGATAACCCATTTGGATTAAAGCTAAAAAACGGAAATCTCAAAAAGATGTCGTCACTTTTAGATTCGGCGGTCTTTCCAGGAAATCAAGGCGGCCCATTAGAACACATTATTGCAGCTAAAGCCATTGCTTTTGGTGAGGCGCTTACAGATGAGTACCTGCATTACATGTTACAGGTAAAAGAAAATGCTAATGCCATGGCAAATGCTTTAGTAGCAAAAGGCTATAAGATAATCTCAGGCGGCACTGATAATCACATGATGTTGATTGACTTGAGAAACAAGGATATCACTGGTAAAGCTGCTGAGGAAGCTTTAGGAAAAGCAGATATCACTGTTAATAAAAACATGGTGCCTTTTGATGATAAGAGCCCATTTGTGACCTCAGGAATAAGAATAGGAACAGCTGCCGTGACTACTCGTGGTTTAAAAGAAGCAGATATGACTAAAATAGTAGAATTTATTGATGCTGCTATAGTCAATCATGAAGATGATACACAATTAGAGGCTATTGCAGAACAAGTCAATGCCATGATGAGCGAAAAGCCTTTATTTTCGGCTTAG
- a CDS encoding DUF6095 family protein yields MPETPRTDKDLLVKGLKTLAGCTALMFIGPTLAFIAMSNQEKILFIPLLIIAFILCGLAIYLGFKGLKTIMDSMFNK; encoded by the coding sequence ATGCCTGAAACTCCAAGAACCGACAAAGATCTCTTAGTAAAAGGACTGAAAACCTTGGCGGGTTGTACAGCCCTAATGTTTATTGGTCCAACTCTAGCCTTCATCGCTATGAGCAATCAGGAAAAAATACTATTTATTCCATTGCTCATTATCGCCTTTATACTTTGTGGCCTAGCTATTTACCTAGGATTTAAAGGACTAAAGACGATAATGGACAGTATGTTCAATAAATAA
- the murQ gene encoding N-acetylmuramic acid 6-phosphate etherase: MSFTKTTEQDSNYNHLEQMSVKELLTNINQEDQTVPNAVAKAIPQIEALTKACVAQLKLGGRLFYIGAGTSGRLGILDASECPPTFGVSHDMVIGLIAGGDTAIRKAVEFAEDSELQGWEDLKNHQINAKDVVIGIAASGTTPYVIKALEQCNANNIITGCITCNQNSPLSHVAKNPIEVIVGPEFVTGSSRMKAGTAQKLVLNMISTTVMIQMGKVKGNKMVDMQLSNHKLVNRGVEMLMSELQIERTEAKALLNKYKNVRTAIQNYKHA, translated from the coding sequence ATGTCCTTTACCAAAACTACCGAGCAAGACTCAAACTACAACCATCTAGAGCAGATGAGCGTCAAAGAACTTTTGACCAATATTAATCAAGAAGATCAAACCGTTCCAAATGCCGTAGCCAAAGCAATTCCACAAATTGAAGCCTTAACCAAAGCATGTGTGGCACAACTCAAATTAGGAGGACGCTTGTTTTATATTGGTGCAGGTACTAGCGGTAGACTTGGGATTTTAGATGCTTCGGAATGTCCGCCAACCTTTGGAGTATCTCATGACATGGTTATTGGCCTCATTGCAGGCGGCGACACGGCCATTAGAAAGGCGGTTGAATTTGCTGAAGATTCTGAACTACAAGGATGGGAAGATCTCAAAAACCATCAAATCAATGCTAAGGATGTTGTGATTGGTATTGCCGCTTCTGGCACTACACCATATGTGATTAAAGCTCTGGAACAATGCAATGCAAACAACATTATTACAGGGTGCATTACGTGCAATCAAAATAGTCCCTTATCACATGTCGCCAAAAATCCCATAGAAGTTATCGTCGGTCCAGAGTTTGTTACTGGAAGCTCAAGAATGAAAGCTGGAACAGCACAAAAGCTTGTACTCAATATGATCTCAACGACGGTAATGATTCAAATGGGAAAAGTAAAAGGCAATAAAATGGTGGATATGCAACTTAGCAATCATAAATTGGTAAATCGTGGCGTTGAAATGTTGATGAGTGAATTGCAAATTGAACGAACTGAAGCTAAAGCATTGCTTAACAAATATAAAAACGTAAGAACTGCCATTCAAAATTATAAACATGCCTGA
- a CDS encoding DUF4249 domain-containing protein, giving the protein MKKYSFILLLLLSFSCEDVIDVDLNTAEPKLVVDASINWLKNTVGNEQIIKLTLSAPYFDAEVPPASGAEVFITDGNGNTFQFSEEDQTGRYKTLDFIPEIDETYQLTIIYQGETYTGTETLKSVVDIDYVEQNNDGGFSGDEIELKAYYTDPVAAQNYYLFEFLSDIVVVPNLEVYDDEFTNGNQIFGFYTEEDLESGDVVTIRNYGVSERYYEFMFVLLQQSSEGGGGPFETQPATVRGNCSNQTNPDHFPLGYFRLSEVSELLYTVE; this is encoded by the coding sequence ATGAAAAAATATAGCTTCATCTTATTATTGTTGTTGTCATTTTCGTGTGAAGATGTCATTGATGTTGATTTAAATACTGCGGAACCTAAATTGGTAGTAGATGCCTCCATTAACTGGCTTAAAAATACCGTTGGAAACGAACAAATTATAAAACTCACCCTTTCTGCTCCTTATTTTGATGCTGAAGTTCCTCCAGCAAGTGGCGCTGAAGTCTTCATAACCGATGGTAATGGCAATACTTTTCAATTTTCTGAGGAAGATCAAACAGGACGCTATAAAACACTTGATTTTATTCCAGAAATTGATGAAACCTATCAACTCACAATAATTTATCAAGGCGAAACATATACGGGCACAGAAACCTTAAAATCGGTTGTAGATATTGATTATGTGGAGCAAAATAATGACGGCGGTTTTTCTGGTGATGAGATAGAATTGAAAGCTTATTACACAGACCCTGTTGCGGCTCAAAACTATTATCTATTTGAATTTCTCAGTGATATTGTTGTCGTTCCTAATTTGGAAGTGTACGATGATGAATTCACAAATGGTAATCAAATTTTTGGTTTTTATACTGAAGAAGATCTAGAGTCTGGTGATGTTGTCACCATAAGAAACTATGGAGTTTCAGAGCGCTACTATGAGTTTATGTTCGTCTTATTACAACAAAGTTCTGAAGGTGGCGGCGGCCCTTTTGAAACTCAACCGGCCACAGTGAGAGGTAACTGTAGCAATCAAACCAACCCAGATCATTTTCCATTAGGTTATTTTAGATTATCTGAAGTTAGTGAGCTTTTATACACCGTAGAATAG
- a CDS encoding TonB-dependent receptor, which produces MVLVVLQMSNLVQAQEKFTLKGSITDAGSNETLIGVNIIVPDQQTGTTTNEYGFYSITLPQGEYKVVISYLGYQSISETLILNTDLTKNYQLEESSESLDEIVITEDVEKLNIRKPQMSVNSMSINTIKQMPVVLGEVDVIKSITLLPGVTNAGEGSSGFNVRGGAADQNLILLDEATIFNSSHLFGFFSVFNPDAIKDIKLYKGGIPAKYGGRVSSVLDIYQKDGNSNEFHVNGGIGIVSSRILAEGPIKKGKGSFLFGGRSSYAHLFLPLFDIDNIAYFYDLNTKLSYRLNDNNNIYLSGYFGRDVFSISDSFENTYGNTVVNFRWNHLFSDKLFSNLSVIYSDYYYGLNLNFVEFKWDSGISNFNLKYDLKHYISNDFKLEYGINSIYYKFNPGDIKPSSESSGINPFKLTDKYAFENAIYVDAEHQVTNKLALSYGLRVSSFLRLGQDELNVYENDNPIFFNNELQIYEKADPIGEENYKRSDIIESFANLEPRFSLAYQLNDASSIKASYNRMTQYLHLLSNTTSPTPLDIWTPSGKFVKPQLLDQVAIGYFRSFKDNAYSLEVESFYKKIQNRIDYVNGADLIANNAIEQIVLNGKARAYGLELLFKKNVGKFKGWFAYTLSKSEQQTEGRTPEETGINNGDWYNTAYDKTHDISITTSYDLNKKWTFSSNLIFQTGQPTTYPNAQYEYNGLNIPSYEGRNSSRLPAYHRLDVSATLNPDPDSQKRWKGEWVFSIYNLYNRRNAASVSFGENRDTGANEATRLSIFGVIPSISYNFKF; this is translated from the coding sequence ATGGTTCTGGTGGTATTGCAAATGTCCAACCTGGTTCAAGCTCAAGAAAAATTTACGCTAAAGGGAAGCATTACAGACGCCGGAAGCAATGAGACTCTCATTGGCGTTAATATCATTGTTCCAGACCAGCAAACTGGCACCACTACCAATGAGTATGGCTTCTACTCCATCACCTTACCTCAAGGTGAATACAAAGTCGTTATTAGTTATCTAGGATACCAGTCGATTTCTGAAACCTTAATTCTCAATACCGATCTTACCAAAAATTATCAACTCGAAGAATCCAGCGAAAGCTTAGATGAAATTGTGATTACTGAAGATGTAGAAAAACTCAACATTCGCAAACCGCAAATGAGTGTCAATTCCATGTCGATCAACACCATCAAACAGATGCCAGTGGTCTTAGGTGAAGTGGATGTAATTAAATCCATCACTCTGTTGCCAGGAGTTACCAATGCTGGTGAAGGCTCTTCAGGATTTAACGTGAGAGGTGGCGCTGCAGATCAAAACCTAATCCTATTGGATGAAGCCACCATTTTCAATTCTTCACATTTGTTTGGTTTCTTTTCTGTATTTAATCCAGATGCCATAAAGGATATCAAATTGTACAAGGGCGGAATTCCTGCCAAATACGGTGGTCGGGTATCTTCTGTATTAGATATTTACCAAAAAGATGGTAATAGTAATGAATTTCACGTCAATGGTGGGATTGGCATTGTATCCAGTAGGATATTGGCTGAAGGGCCGATTAAAAAAGGAAAAGGTTCCTTTCTTTTTGGAGGTAGAAGCAGTTATGCCCACCTCTTTTTGCCCCTCTTCGATATTGATAATATTGCCTATTTCTATGATCTTAACACCAAATTAAGTTACCGTCTTAACGACAACAACAATATTTATCTCTCGGGGTATTTTGGAAGAGATGTGTTTAGTATTTCCGATTCTTTTGAAAACACCTACGGAAATACGGTTGTAAATTTTAGATGGAACCATTTATTTTCAGATAAGCTATTTTCAAATTTATCAGTAATTTACTCCGACTATTATTACGGACTAAATCTCAATTTCGTTGAATTTAAATGGGATTCAGGCATTTCAAATTTCAACCTAAAATATGATTTGAAACACTACATCAGCAATGATTTTAAGCTAGAATATGGCATCAACAGTATTTATTATAAATTTAATCCAGGAGACATCAAACCTTCTTCGGAAAGTAGCGGCATCAACCCCTTTAAGTTGACCGATAAGTACGCTTTTGAAAATGCCATCTATGTTGATGCAGAACACCAAGTGACCAATAAACTTGCCTTATCTTATGGTTTGAGAGTCTCTTCATTTTTAAGATTAGGGCAAGATGAACTCAATGTTTATGAAAATGATAATCCCATCTTCTTCAATAACGAACTTCAAATTTATGAAAAGGCAGATCCTATTGGCGAGGAGAATTACAAGAGAAGTGATATCATTGAATCTTTTGCCAATTTAGAGCCTCGGTTTTCTTTAGCCTATCAACTTAATGACGCCTCTTCAATTAAAGCCAGTTATAATAGAATGACGCAATACTTGCACCTTCTATCAAACACGACCTCTCCTACACCATTAGACATCTGGACACCTAGCGGTAAGTTTGTTAAGCCACAATTATTAGATCAAGTAGCCATTGGCTATTTTAGATCATTCAAGGATAATGCCTATAGCTTAGAGGTGGAGAGTTTTTACAAGAAAATCCAAAATAGAATCGATTATGTCAATGGTGCCGATCTTATTGCCAATAATGCCATAGAGCAAATTGTTTTAAATGGCAAAGCCAGAGCCTATGGTTTGGAACTATTGTTCAAAAAAAATGTCGGAAAATTTAAAGGCTGGTTTGCTTATACCCTTTCAAAATCTGAACAACAAACCGAAGGCCGTACTCCTGAGGAAACAGGAATAAACAATGGGGATTGGTATAACACTGCCTATGACAAAACACATGATATTTCTATAACCACAAGTTATGATCTCAATAAAAAATGGACGTTTAGTAGCAACCTGATATTTCAAACGGGACAACCTACCACCTACCCGAACGCACAATACGAATACAACGGACTTAATATCCCAAGTTACGAGGGCAGAAATTCTAGTCGGTTACCAGCTTATCATCGCCTAGATGTTTCTGCAACATTAAATCCAGATCCCGATTCTCAAAAGCGATGGAAAGGAGAATGGGTGTTCAGTATTTATAATTTGTACAACCGTCGTAATGCAGCCTCAGTTTCTTTTGGCGAAAACAGAGATACAGGTGCTAACGAAGCTACTCGTCTCTCTATTTTTGGAGTCATTCCGTCCATATCTTATAACTTTAAATTTTAA